Genomic segment of Cryptococcus neoformans var. neoformans JEC21 chromosome 5 sequence:
TAacccctaaccccctaaccccctaacccctAACCCTAGCGCGGCATTGTTGATATCAGTATAACCTTCAGGTGGTTCCGAGGCTTGAGATGCTTCATAGATGGACCCACTTCCTGCTGGTGACGGGCGTCGTTCATTATGGGCACATGATGGAGAGGAATGGTtagcaaagaagaatgaacaGATAGATCTGCATGAGAAACATATGATAAGGTTGGAGAGAGTGGATGAGATCCCACAGACGATTCTCCAGGGGAGGGAGGTGCTTCAGGAGTCGAATGACACTCAAGTTGTACCTCAAACTGCTCACCTATAGATTCAGGTGACGTTGGCAGTCTTTTTTCCATGTTTCGGTTGTGGTCGACCTTTCATAGATGCTTTGCTTCgcgatgaagatgccaTGGCGGCCAGAGAAAGAGTATTTGAATCGAAGGAAGCGGTGTGGTGGAGAGTAGAGTCCTTGAAATTGAACAGCATTAGCTGCGCTCGATAAAAAGATGATTAATAAAGAATGGACTCAGAAAAACGAGCTGGCACCAGCCCCAACTGAACACTAACCAAGTGGAAAGCCTCCCCGGCAAGTAGTAAAGCGCAGCGTTACGACAGGTATGAGACAAGACAGCGCTCCACGTTTGGTGGAGTCGGTGATGTTGGACGTTGGAAATAGATCGAAATGTCAAATGCTGGGAAATATATGCAGACATGGGGCCTAGAACAATCACCATCAGATACGTGAATAACACAGCGAAGTTTGATAAAGACTTACGATGCCTACGCTATTCAGTCCCCAATGGTGAGATCCATTAAGCTTGAAAGTGAGTCACTAGCGACGTCGTAATAGATAAGGAGGGACGGAAACTGACTACAAACTGTGTAAGGTTAATAGTAGCTATAATTGATTACTTGCAGATTGGGAACGAAGTTAGTCTTCACACGATGACAAGAAAGGGGTAGGAAATTAACCGTGAGTGCCATGTCAAGCAGCTTAATTTCAGACAACCGACCCCGTAATTAACGCACCAGTTAACCGTCCTTCACACCCAgatttacttccgctcaTCTGGTCCGCTCATCTGGTCCAGTTAAGATTATTAAGCAATCAGCCCAGTTATTAAAAACACGGACATGTATCGAATTCCTTGACATCATGCGTTCGCCAAGCCTGTTACTTCATCTTTGTTCCTCTAGATATATGGGTATCACAGACACGTTTATATCTCATTCCACAAGTCGTGCCCAGCGTATATCTTGGTATGAAAATGCTCCTGAGATGCATACCCATCTAATGGTACCTGTGCCCAAGCATAAATGtatctccctccttcccccccAAAGGCTTTTCTGACCCCTAAGCGTTTGACTCGTTCATTTTATCGGTTGAATCGGAGTACCATAAAGTTCTCCTTCCAGTAAAACTGATTACTCCTACCTCACTGATTACACCTACCTCATAATTACCCCTAGTTAGAATCAGCGAAAATCAGCAAATGCCGTTATATGTCAtacatcttccatcctttgtCTTCAGGCCACTCGCGCTCGTCTTTCCATTGACGTCACACTTCCCAGATACCGTCATTTTTTTGCGCGTTCGGCGACCGCTGAAAACATCGGAAAGTAAAATGATTAAGCTTGTAAAATGATTCAGCACCCGATTCTACCGCCTGGCACCCAATATGTCTACTTGAGGACGACTCAATCCCCCACCCCCCACTTCCACGAAGTTTCCAAACGCCGGCATGCCGGGTTACGGCACGTACCATTGTCTAGACCCCCTCTCCGCCATGCGCCGAATTCTCACAGTGAAAAACTATGAAGGAAACTATCCAGGTTCGAGTCGCGCCGCCTGCAAGCCGGGTATGTATATGATTTTACAGAGCTTAATAGGGCTTATAGTGTCATAAGCTAATGCTCTCCCGGCTGTTAGATCGGATCAAAAATATTCATGCGCTATTTATATACATCAGCGGCGATTACCCTCCGTCCTGCCCGTCTGTCACATACAAAAAATTTCCACCACAGCGCTTATCGGGCACCATGCTTTTGATTCTCTCCCCCAGCTGTTAGGGTGATGCACGGGTACGTCAGCCGTTATTTAGCGTTCGTGAGTAGTTTGCAATTCGTTCTCGATTCTACATCGCAAAAAAGGACAATGACGTCGCCGGCTCGCACTGTATCAAAGGTGACATGAATAGCTAAAGCgaaaagaatggaaaaaaGCCTTACCATCTTGCCCCCTTTGCTTCCCCATTATTTCCGCCGCCCggttcctcttcatcttcgtcccGTCGCTGCAACCCCTCGTTTTCCCATTTTTTCCCGACTTCGAGACCCCACTGTCTGGCTCCGTGTCTTCTCAATCTAAAGTCGTCCCTGCCGCATGGTCAGTACGTCGAACAACGAGAAGGCGAGAAAACCCACATCTCGCCGCCATCGCTACGAACGCTTTCTTCTACGAGATGATTATCGGGGACGGCTTCCCCGATGGATCTCGCGTTTCACAGGCTACCGTCAGCCCGGCGATGAGCCGCCTTATGATCCTCTACCGTTCCCGCCTTTTAACTGGTTGGTCAAGATTCCTTTGAGGGTCGAGGTATGGATATTCGCTTGGATAGGCTGCTTTGGAGGGATCCTCCTCATTGAAGCCATCATGTGCACCAACACAGCTTTTCGCAATGTGTACTCCTCCcctatcatcatcacttcctTCGGCGCATCGGCCGTCCTTCTTTTCGGTGCAATCGAGTCACCGCTTGCTCAACCTCGCAATTTCATTGGCGGACACTTCGTTTCGGCTCTGGTTGGGACGGCTATCACCAGGCTCTGGGTCCTCAACCCACGTTACCAAGATTATCTGGATAATACAGGCTTTCATGGCAACACTTTTGTGAATGGGGGACTGTGCATGGCAACCGCGGCCTTGGCGATGCTGATCTCAGGAATGGTCCATCCACCGTCAGTGCAGCACCTATCAGATTTCCAAAATGCGCAGGCGCTTATGACCTAAGCCTCAGGTCCGGGGCCACTGCACTCAATGCTGCAGTCCAAACCTCGGTCGTTTCCTTGTCTTGGCGGTACCTACCTGTCGTTCTCGCCTCCGCCCTCATCATGCAAGGATGGgccctcatcatcaacaatcTGGGCCGCCGGCGGTATCCGATCTATTGGTGGTCACCAAAGCAGGTATTCGTCCGACCCGAGGTCTTAGAACACGAGAACGACGAAGAAACAGCGCTACGAACGCTTCAAGAAGGCCCTCTTCGTAGTGCGGAGGATGCGGGAAGGACCAGGGAGACGTTGTTGGAGGCTAGAATGCAAGGAGAGGGAGCAGGCGGCGCGGATTTTATGCAGGATCCATCCGGACAAAATAATATTCCCATGGGGGCCGTCGAGAGTCCGGAAATTGGTGTTCCAGAGCCGCGATTAAAACCGATGACTGAAGGCGACCGACGTCGAGCAGAAGGCTTTGATTAATGCGCTTTCCTGTAGCGCCTTTGTGGAATCGCTCACCATTAGGAGTGCTCACAGCGCGATTTTTTCCAGAAATCGTCTACTTTTTCGCTTAATTAACTATCATTTTTCATcaatttatttatttaATAATCTTAATTACAAAAAATTCGATAGAAAAAAATCGACCTCCCGATCGATTTTTCTATCGATTTTTGTCTGATGTCATACATGGAACTTCTTGTGTCTTTCTGGAGATTTAAGCCTCCGCTACTGGGCGGTATAACTTGTGGACGGAAACTTATCTAACTCCGAGGCCCAGAAACTGGTTTGAAATTCTAACTTCACCTGGGACTCCACTTGGGTCACTCACAGCTAAATCGTCGATTTTTCTAAAAATCGGTTAAAAAGAAACTGCGCTGTAAGTACCCCTGTTAGCCGACTAGAGATCGACATGATCGCCACTGTCGAATGAGTTCGTCTGGATATACGATACGATACTCAGATAACTGTGAATTCATGAATCTATATCCTATTGCCTCCATACATGAACGTTCATACCCTTCACACCGCCCAAGCCGTACTGCTTCCCAGCTGCATGGACTTATGCGCTAACGTTGTGCACTTCCATGTCGCACTGTGCCACTCCTTTCATGGTCAAAGTTGAACGCAATAAGCAATCTTATGGATTCTGACCGTCGCTCTTTCGACTAAGGCCCTTCTTCTAATGCCAAAGCACCTATGAAGTTGCGATCCTCCCCTCATTCCACTGATTTCCCCACCATTGACATTTTCTACCAGGTAGCCGCCCGCCTGAAATCCACTCCTGCATACCGAACAGGATGGCCACGCTCTTTGAGAAGTCGCTCAATTTGGAGCAAGCGATTATATTTGGCCAACCTCTCGCCTCGGCAAGGCGCCCCAGACTTGATATGTCCAGTTTGCAGACCTACTACGATATCTACATCAATGAGCAGGGAGATGTCCTTAGCGCTTGCGACCTCTTGTTAAAAGTCACTCACCACCAATGAAATCGTCAATGGTCTCACCACTACGATGAGATACAAAAACAGACCAACCATAGCTATAAGCGGTCTGGGCACTACAGTTTTATCAATGATGTGAGCCAAGAACACTCTTTTGACGCATCTTCACTCACGCTTCAATCGCTTCGCTAATAGTACCGCATTGGTTGATCtggcgaaggaagacatTTCAATGATTGTCCTACGGCTGGCATGAATACTCACCTTTAGAAGAAGGCCATCACACGCTGATGCTTTCTTGGCCATTTTTACCCTGCTGACTTGAGTGCACAGAAGGTCGTCTCCTACCACCTCAATCCTTCCATTAATCTTTTCCATAAACTTTGTCCAGCTATCCCAATCATCTTCGGCAAACGGGTCTTCCAGAAGTATCAATGGATATTTCGAGATAAGATCATTGTACAGACTTGCCATCTGGTCTGGAGATAGGCATCGATGGGTTTCAAGTTGATCGGTAGACTTGAAGTCCAGGTCGTACACACCGTCTTTAAAGAACTCTGAGGAGGCGGGGTCAATGGCAAAATGAACATTGTTCGAGTGGCCAGCTTTGGCGCTTGCCTCCACCAAGAGGTCCAGAGCTTGATCAATCGAATCAACCGGCGGAGCAAAGCCTCCCTCGTCACCGATACCAGTTCCTTCGGGGCCATTCAGCACAATTCGGCAATAATGCATTACACATGATCTCACCTGCGAGGCCAAATTTCTCAGTGATTACCGATTTCAACGAATGGTAACATTCCGTCACAATACGCATCGCCTCCTCAAACGAAGTAGCCCCCGTTGGAAGTACCATGAACTCTTTTGGCAAGTTAATTCAGATAACTCGAGCAGAACTCCGGACTCACCTTGAGGAGCAAGCTGATTTCCTGCATGTACACCACCATTGAGCTGATTGGTGCAAGGAACAGGCAGTACGTAAGGTTTAGCTTTGTCACGTTGAGGGAAGGTTAAGTCCGCCAAATGTTCAAATAGTTCCAAGCCCTTAGGGGGGAATCATTAATTAAAAGGCTCTGACCGCAGTGACAACAGTGATAATATTTGCTCACCTTTTCAGCAGCGCCTGCTCGTGCAGCAGCCATGGAAATGCCTAGAATTGCATTGGCGCCGTATTTGCTCTTGTTGTCGGTACCGTCAAGCTGTATCAGCAACTGGTCGATTTTAGCCTGCTCGGAAGCCTTGATGCCGGATTGAATTAAAGCCGGCCCCAAGACCTCGTTTACGGCTTTGACGGCTTTCGAGACGCCTTTACGTATACTCAAGTTAGCATTGCTCGTCAGATTACCAGCGGAAATACGCACCTTTGCCGCCATAAGCATCTCCTTTATCACGGAGCTCAACTGCTTCGTGACTTCCGGTCGAAGCGCCTGAGGGAACTCCGGCTACGAATCGACCTAGGAAATGACAGGGAACATCAGCGACTGTCCATGAATTCAGTGGGTGGTAACGTACCTTGAAGAGTTTCAACTACTACCTCAACTGTTGGGTTGCCTCGAGAATCGAAGATCTGAGAAGCTCTGACAGATTGAAAAGACATTTTCGCAAGGTGATAAAGGAAGAAacgggagaaggaagggtggtTTCCGTTTATTTATAGTAATGCACATGCTTCATGGTCAGAGCTGCTGCCATGCAGGAAATGGAGATAGATACTTGCGTAGGCACACCTCAAATGGATCGTACATCTGACGTCATGACAGTGCAACTCTTGTCACCCTGCCAGCTGGCACATCGGAAGTTTGCGTATAGTGGAGGTTCCTGATCGGGTACGGGGCCAGCCCAGGACGATGACTGCTGCTGGAGCTAAAGTTGATCAGCCATGGGTCACGTTTCTTTCAGTCCGTGAAATGGAATGTGACGTTCAAGGTCGTCGACATACAGCTCAAAActgaatgaagaaaaacaaGATACTTATTGCAACACTCAATCATCAACAACGCTTCCACGATCTCAGTTATTGGTCCGACTGCTAGAAATTTCGCCATACTCTAATCTTTATCCTATTCTCAAATTTCGTTTTGAAGATGACCCCCGCATACGAACGAGAAGAAACAATGAACTCACCCTATTCGTCGTCCCACTATCTCGGTGTGAGCGAGGGTGGAAGTAGCGGGGATTCACAAATAAACAACGTCAGGTCTGATGCCGCTCAGACAAGAAATCCACTTCCTCGACAAGAGACCAATGCGACCTTGCCTCCTTACGCTAGCTCGACCGCAATCCCTGCCTACATCTCCAACAGCTGCCAAGAAGCATGTTCAGTGGGCCGCGCAAAAGGCTATTTGCTCTTGCTTTCGGCTTTTTCTAAAGTACTCGATCAAGTCCGCAGGACGAGCTCGTGTATTAGCTTGGAACATTCCGTGAGCGAGGTTTCACCCGTACAAGCTGTAAACGGCTCTACATCATGGTCGTCAGATTGCGAAGGACCGTTGTCTGAAGAATGCAGGGTGGCTTTGTTTGTGGAAATGGCAGTCCGAAGGTTTGGCTACTGGCAGGAGCGGCTGCTAGCACTGAAAAGTACAGCATTACCCCCTCTGGATGTCCTACTAGTGTGGGCGACTTATTTGGGTTCCCCCATTTGGTAAGTAGTCTTATCTTATGTTTCTTTCCTTATGATTTTGACCCTGCCCCTCTTCAGGTATCATGATGACAGCGTTCAGGGGGGTACCACCCATCCTCAATCTGCATTCCCTGATTTTCCACTTGAATCAGTTGTAAGTGAACTCAGTCTATACGCAGGTGCTCACACATCAATTTGGATAACAGATTGCATGCATCGATCCTGACACCCTAGATTATCAACCGGTGGATCCTGGAGAGTGGAAAGCGGCTACTGGAACACCCTTCGATCCGATTGTTCACTTTGAATCATCAACCAGTGCGGCCGTAAATTGTCCCGGGTGCCGAACAAAATTTTCGTGGCGTGAGTAGGGCTGCAAAGTCGCGATAAACACCGCAACTAACAGGTTCAACCAACAGCTTGGATCTtagagggagggaagggataTGCACAATGCCTTTTTGTCGCCGAGTGTCCCACAACAAACTGTCGACTACGAATTGACAAAGAGGCTATGGGAGTTGGACGTCTTGCACGTCGGATCGCAGACATGTATGATAGGTCTAATTGCCAACTTGCGTGAGTTCTCTGCCAGATATTGAACCCAACTCACCATTGACGGGCCAGCACTCGGATACTCACCGGTGGGCTGTTAAATCATCCGCTAGATATACCTTTTAAGTCCATACAAACGTCAGAAGACAAGTCTAAAAGTTTATGTAAACACTGGCGGTGGCGTCGATCGTACGCATTTGCATTCTTAGTGGAACAGCTACCTCGCGTAGACAAGAGAGAAATCAGTAGATTGTCAAGCGCCTTTGTGGGAGCTGAGGAAGCGAGCATTGATCTTGCACCCGCGGTGAGATCTGGCATTCCTCGAAATAACAGTAGAAAGGACAGTAGCTGATAAAACTCGCCGGTGCCAGACCTTTCGCCATATCGGTTTCATCGATACGCTCAAGCACCTTGGATGGTTGAATCCTTCAACATGGGTTGATAGGTCAGAGGCTTTGTACACGGCAAGGTTGCGTTACGCCAAGTGAGTCAAGTCAACCTGGAATCTGCAACGCATTATCATGAAATAACATTGATCCTCCAGATTTATGAACCTCGCTCGATCCCCAAATCTCATACCAGTCCCGACACTAGGCATCGAGATCATCTGGCAAACCCACATGCTAGCCTCCACTACCTACCGGTCAGTGAACGCATTATATGCGCGTTGCTGGAGAGGCTGATCATATTACATAGTCGGGAAACGCAAATGCTTGTCGGCCGCGTTGTCGATCGTGATGAAGCCGTAGAAGAGTCCGTCTTGGCGGAAGCTTTCACAGAAACCGCTGAAAAATGGAAGGTGAGGGTTTTGTCTGATGGCCATAGCTAAATCTACCCAGGCCTCTTTTCACGTCCCTTATACCACATCCGGCATGCTCTTACCTCTGCCGCTATCAGGCCTTGCCGCGAAAGTAGCGTTGAAGCTGCATTGGCGACCTCGTCCTCGGCGACTATCCCTTGATAGGAAGGTCGATTATGACAATCCCATCGTCTATGCAGTTGTCGATTCTACACTCTCTCTGCCTTGTGAAAGGAATTCAATTGCGTTAATTGACGACGATAAGGCGCGTACGAAGAGGGCACTCAGACGGGAGGAATACGAATTGTACAGAGTCGCAGCGCTTCAATGGGCTGATAAGGGCAAGGTCGACCCGGCATTGGCGGAAGGTCTAAGAAATCTCACGCCAGCATTTATGACGACCACGCTCGAGGATGCAAAGTGCGGGCCTGGAGGATTTCCTTGTTCGCCATCATATTTGACAATTTCGGGCAATCATATTAGCGGCAAACTTATTTCGTCCACCTCAAATGGCATGGGTATTGTAGGGTGAGTATGGTTTCTGTTCTTTCCCTACATGCAGGATCGCGAAGCTAATAGTGATAAACTGCAGCGCGGGGTTGTGGAGAGGGAACGATGCTGAGCTGGCCAAAATGCAACCATCAACGTCATTGTAGGGGTACCCAAACAGGCTGGAAGACtgatcatccacatccGCCTAACACGGACGCTTCGTTCATATCAGCTTGAAGAATAGTAGCATGGTCCCGGCTCATGAGTACATATTGGTTGCACGTCTGCGGATTTTACTTTTAGATTTTCTTAAGGGTCGGTTGCAGAGGTTGTGGAAAAGAAACTACAGGAGTGTTTGCACGGTTTTCTTCAAAGCCTGGGTTTCAGGTATCCCAAGGGGTTCTGCAGCTTTTCTCCAGCATTGGAATTGCATGCAAGTTTACGAACATATGCCATTCAATAGAACTTTGCCTCAACTCAGCCAAAATCGATTACATAATCATTTGGTTCTATGCAGATCGAAGTTTACGACGTCATGGGACATGATGTGAAGATAACGCAGTAGTAGAAATAACTTAATTATGTTGGTGGAGACTCAACGTCAGAAGTCATTCCCATCTCGCTCGTTTCGTCTATTCattgttcttttttttttttcattcgTTCGGCTGCCATCCTCTGCACTTATCATTAATTGGTTTCCCTCACACACCCTCTTAAGGAAAAGTAGGAGAAAGATGTGTAAACAAGTCACCTGCCCGAACGATGGTAAACCCACTTGGTGGGGTTGCGGTgggtcttcttctttttccctcttcgttccctctcccctctCACGTCCCTCTCCACCCCCACTTACCAACCAACTCACGGCGTGAGCTGACAAAAACCCCATACTGAAAAAAGGCAAACACGTCGAACAAGCCCTTGCCTCCATTCCCCCTTCCGATCGGTGCGACTGTCCTCATGAGCCTGCTAGCGTTCCGGGGATGTACGAAGTCAAGAAAAACGGACCTTCTGAGGGGGTGCAGCTGAAGGTCGGGAGGGCTGGCGCGGATGCGGAGAAGTAAAGCGGTTGGGTTGATGGGAAGAGCGGTGGGCAGGGGAATGAAGCATGGTCGGTCTGTCCAGGGAGAATACATTGGATGGGTGGGTGAGTGGGGGTTACTGGTCGGGTCTGCAGATTGTTTCCGAGTAAATTATCAAATCATGAAACCTTGAAACCATGAAGCTATGGAGCTATGAACATGAATCTATGAAGACGGTTTATACTGCAATCGCCGCAGGATGAGGTTCTTTTATTGCGGAACTGATCATGACCATTTGACAACGATGGACATGGAGACGAACGTATAATACATACATaagcgaagatgagggtTATAATGTTCAAAAATAACCATCTATAACTCAACAACCCCCCAACACCTACTCCTCCTTAGCATCTTTactcctccatctcttgcccctgtttctccgtGCTCACCCCTTCCAAAAAAGTAGTCCaatcatctccctctccctctcccttccaaTTCCCCAAACCCATCTCTTCTgttctcccttcctttgtAAGCAATACCTCCCCATGAGGGGATACACGTATATGTCGAAGGAGGTCAATGTGTGAATGGTCGATAGAAGGCGGGTTGGGAGAACTGAGCCATGAGTGGATGAGAAGGGTCGTTGGGGGATGGGTTAGGTCTGGGACCTCTGCGATTGGGAGAGAGTTAGCAGGTGGTCCGGAAAAAGGTGAAAAAGGGGATGGTGGAAacaaagaggagaagattggaaAAATTGGAAAGCGGACTGGGAGTCGAGTGGATTGCAAGGAACGACATTAAAGACAAAGACGTAGACGCAAAAGGGCGAAGAGTCATCGCCAAACCCGAATTTTCTTCAAGCCATACTTATGATACCACAGAGCTCCGCTCATTACCTAGAGAATCCTACGCAGACGACGCGACCCTCGTAGATACCTCGTATCTCtcacaagaagagaggataaaGCCGGAAACAGAATAAGACCTTAACTAAGTTATGGGCATGACAATCTCTTACAAAGCTGGACTGCATCCGAAAATGCAAAACATCCAAGCCTGCGATGCGATATGATACACCAGACGAGGAAACCAGTCGACGCAGGGAATGTTCGAAAAAGACGCAAAAAATCGAAGGAAATCCAAAACCCAAATAAGGAAACATggcaaaaggaaaagaaaaccCACCCATTCCTGTCTCATACTCTCCagtttccctttttttgacctcctccaaatccagCAACTCCTTCGGCTTTGGTCTCCCTGGCCTCCGTTCTCGTGTAAGCTCTTCAATGCGGGGATCATGTCGCTTGAGATACACTTCCGTTATGAGTGCTttgagggaagggagggtaAGCGGGtttggggaggagagggagtggatgaagaagagtggcCGCTGGACTGTGCGAGAGCGAGCGatcagatgaagatggttgaAACAGGGCGAACAAAGTGAgcaagaggaaagaagtaCACGTATATCGCGCGAGGAATAGGAATGTAAATGGAAGGGACAGTAGATGACAAAGATACAAATCAATCAATATGTCGACGCATCACAAAGTTCATCCCGAAACGTACCCTTCGCAGAAACATGATCTTTTCTTGCCTTGTTATTTCccttgagcttctcgaCCCTCAGCTGGACCCGCGTAAGCTGGGCAGCCTTTCGTGATCCCGGATGGAggccttcctttcccttgaTTGTCTTTTTTGTAATCTTCCTGTTGTTGGGCATCTCGATGAATACGGATATATGATTACAATGTATTTTTGGATGTGCAAGAGAAAGTGTAGTTGTTGGGATTGAGAAAATACTCTGGCGGGTGGAGGCCAATTACGTAACATCATATATAAACCACGACGACGGCCGAAAACCGTCTTTTCCGCATTCACTCTTCACTTGCCATAACATCCATTCCCTCTATCCACCACAGAAAAAACTACCAAAAAAAGGCCACCACAGCTGCCCATCTCAGTCAGGCCGGCAACTACCTTCACATCCTGCCATGCGCGTACCCCATACCCTCCGAAAACTGAATAATGTCAGGTTAAAAAACCATATTTACACGTACGTCCCTTCAAAGTTCCAATGTCTAATCGAATGCCGCTGACTCGTCATACAGAGGCTCTTTTTCCAACCTGCACCTATCTGCAAGGAGGAGCAACAGGAACAAAAAGAGTGACAGCTACCACCCCTTTCCACTCCCATCAGCTATCAACGccatccctccttctcccatttcCCAACTCCCGTTCCCTACCAGCCCTTTACGCGGCTCATGGTCCCAAACGCCTACCTCCTCCATTCCTGCTGCCTCCCTTGGTCAACTTCAAAAACTCCTTCAACCTTATTCTGGTGAAAAGCCTGAATCAATCAGCGCCAGTACCACTGGCGAGATGTTGAGCATCCAACATGCTGAAGCTGTCTGGCTCCTCTACTCAAGCTTTCCACAAGCATACCGCCGGacctttcctctctctgtCCTCCATCAAACATTCCGCCAAGTCGTCCCTCGATACTCGGATATCAAAATCCTTATTGGCAATCCACGCACCCGTAACCCGAGTGTCGTGAGAGAACATCGAAGAAAAGTTAGAAAGCTGGCTGCGGAGTGGgagatgaggttgagggtTGTTGCTGGGGATATCCTTGCCCCCAGGCGAAATAGTGcgaggcaagaaggagaaaagaagaaagaagtgTTGCATACCCCTGGAGTGCTCACGGGTGGTCTTCGAAAACTTTCAATATTAGGCGACAAAACGGGATGCGAATCGATTCTTCTCGAGCTCAAATCCCGTTttcccccttccctttcctcttcttctagCGATGccgcttcctcatcactccCGACGGTTTCTCCCTCCGAATGGCGGACCCTTTACGACTACTCCCTCCGCTCCGTCGTCCGCTGGCTCTCGCTCAACATTTACCGTGCTCCCACAGCCCAAGGCGAGATTCTTTCTGCTATCTCTTCCCTTAAACGTCTCATCAGCGGTATGCAATCCCAAGGTGTCCCAGCCGG
This window contains:
- a CDS encoding expressed protein is translated as MCKQVTCPNDGKPTWWGCGKHVEQALASIPPSDRCDCPHEPASVPGMYEVKKNGPSEGVQLKVGRAGADAEK
- a CDS encoding enolase 1, putative, translated to MSFQSVRASQIFDSRGNPTVEVVVETLQGRFVAGVPSGASTGSHEAVELRDKGDAYGGKGVSKAVKAVNEVLGPALIQSGIKASEQAKIDQLLIQLDGTDNKSKYGANAILGISMAAARAGAAEKGLELFEHLADLTFPQRDKAKPYVLPVPCTNQLNGGVHAGNQLAPQEFMVLPTGATSFEEAMRIVTECYHSLKSVITEKFGLAGTGIGDEGGFAPPVDSIDQALDLLVEASAKAGHSNNVHFAIDPASSEFFKDGVYDLDFKSTDQLETHRCLSPDQMASLYNDLISKYPLILLEDPFAEDDWDSWTKFMEKINGRIEVVGDDLLCTQVSRVKMAKKASACDGLLLKINQCGTISEAIEAAQTAYSYGWSVFVSHRSGETIDDFIGDIVVGLQTGHIKSGAPCRGERLAKYNRLLQIERLLKERGHPVRYAGVDFRRAATW
- a CDS encoding expressed protein, yielding MTPAYEREETMNSPYSSSHYLGVSEGGSSGDSQINNVRSDAAQTRNPLPRQETNATLPPYASSTAIPAYISNSCQEACSVGRAKGYLLLLSAFSKVLDQVRRTSSCISLEHSVSEVSPVQAVNGSTSWSSDCEGPLSEECRVALFVEMAVRRFGYWQERLLALKSTALPPLDVLLVWATYLGSPIWYHDDSVQGGTTHPQSAFPDFPLESVIACIDPDTLDYQPVDPGEWKAATGTPFDPIVHFESSTSAAVNCPGCRTKFSWPWILEGGKGYAQCLFVAECPTTNCRLRIDKEAMGVGRLARRIADMYDRSNCQLATRILTGGLLNHPLDIPFKSIQTSEDKSKSLCKHWRWRRSYAFAFLVEQLPRVDKREISRLSSAFVGAEEASIDLAPATFRHIGFIDTLKHLGWLNPSTWVDRSEALYTARLRYAKFMNLARSPNLIPVPTLGIEIIWQTHMLASTTYRRETQMLVGRVVDRDEAVEESVLAEAFTETAEKWKASFHVPYTTSGMLLPLPLSGLAAKVALKLHWRPRPRRLSLDRKVDYDNPIVYAVVDSTLSLPCERNSIALIDDDKARTKRALRREEYELYRVAALQWADKGKVDPALAEGLRNLTPAFMTTTLEDAKCGPGGFPCSPSYLTISGNHISGKLISSTSNGMGIVGAGLWRGNDAELAKMQPSTSL